One Dermacentor andersoni chromosome 6, qqDerAnde1_hic_scaffold, whole genome shotgun sequence genomic window carries:
- the LOC129382577 gene encoding uncharacterized protein, with protein MALLQVLATLCCTLCYASSANPKEFTDVLLSRRPDLAVYQNFTKCLFRGSTWHALYRNTEDDGFGPDDRCLRDTQTSELAAGSTRVRFRYGTGQEWNGTTWFMEPGGQISPNTLKSLLDGGEYCCETSRET; from the exons ATGGCGTTGCTTCAGGTTCTTGCAACTTTGTGCTGCACGCTGTGCTACGCAAGTTCGGCCAATCCCAAGGAATTCACGGACGTCTTGTTAAGTAGGAGGCCCGATCTGGCCGTCTACCAGAACTTCACCAAG TGCCTGTTCCGTGGCTCGACGTGGCACGCGCTCTACCGGAACACGGAGGACGATGGCTTCGGCCCTGATGACCGCTGCCTCAGGGACACCCAGACGAGCGAGTTAGCCGCCGGAAGCACCCGCGTTCGTTTCCGCTACGGCACTGGTCAAGAATG GAACGGAACGACGTGGTTCATGGAGCCCGGAGGCCAGATCAGCCCTAACACCCTCAAGAGCCTTCTCGATGGAGGCGAGTATTGCTGTGAAACAAGCAGGGAAACATAA